The DNA sequence TAGCTATTAACTCCATTTTTATTGAATGAATATTTTTAACAGTGTTTAAAGCAAGTCAGTATTTTTAGACTCAGGACTTGATAGTACTGGCCCATTGCCTCGCATAAGCGAGAGGCTGGGGCCAGAAGCGAAGAGCACGTTCGATCTCTCGCTTCTGCGTGGTGGCGCGAGTGTGCGTATACACGCCTGTCATCCCCAGTCCGCCACTGCGGACGTCCTCGCTCGGCTTATGCCCCAGTGTGATCTGGCGAATGAGTGGATCGACGTTGGCATCCTGAAGCAGTGTGGCAAAAGAGTGCCGCCAGCTTTTGGGGCAGGAAGACTGTTTCAGACCTGCAGACTTGGCGGTACGGATAAATGATGTCCGCACACGCTCCGAGCGAATCACGCCGGCTTCACGCCAGACGGCTCGGGCGAGCTTCTCCTCCATGGTTTGCGAAAGAGTCAGCACACTTCCTGAGTCAGCATGCGAGATGCGTTGCCGAAGTTCTTCCTGGAGTGCCATCTGGTCCAGGTTTCCCAAAGGCGAGTTGAGGGGATCAAACTGGTGCCGGATAAATACAGGACCCGCTGTTCGATTACCAATCACCCTGCGTAAGACGGCGACCGCTTCCTCAATCAAGGGGACAGAGCGTTCGCGTCTGGTTTTGATTTTCCAGTGCAACTCTGGCTTGTTGCGAACATGCAGCCATCCGTTTTCCAGGTCGACGTCTTCGATCAGCAGATGGATCAGTTCGCCCGACCTTAATCCTGTCTTGGCAAGAATAAAGTGGATGGGAAAAGTCCAGTCATCCGCTTTCTGGAAGAATCTCAGTTCATCCTCCGCATCGAAGACAAAGATGGGTTTGGCATCTTCGATTCTCATCCGCTCCAGGTTGAGCTTGGAGAAAGGATTTTCGAAGTAGGGGGGAAGAAATCGTTGCTGGGCGGCATAGATATATACCGACCGACAGACTTCCAAAACGAAG is a window from the Gimesia benthica genome containing:
- a CDS encoding tyrosine-type recombinase/integrase encodes the protein MRRRKKSAQRKRVGRVSYYLHHGAWYLYYRDGDRPVRLRVADTEDEAEQIAAQVNAQLASSSPTLFSFTSVSFSELRQAFLNHHENVAPSSPATIRRYRSATQHLENYFNECRPSDLAHAIRADHFVAWLRKQKVSPNGHPNTAKRVLRDKGLRFVLEVCRSVYIYAAQQRFLPPYFENPFSKLNLERMRIEDAKPIFVFDAEDELRFFQKADDWTFPIHFILAKTGLRSGELIHLLIEDVDLENGWLHVRNKPELHWKIKTRRERSVPLIEEAVAVLRRVIGNRTAGPVFIRHQFDPLNSPLGNLDQMALQEELRQRISHADSGSVLTLSQTMEEKLARAVWREAGVIRSERVRTSFIRTAKSAGLKQSSCPKSWRHSFATLLQDANVDPLIRQITLGHKPSEDVRSGGLGMTGVYTHTRATTQKREIERALRFWPQPLAYARQWASTIKS